From the Alkalibacter rhizosphaerae genome, one window contains:
- a CDS encoding NAD(P)/FAD-dependent oxidoreductase, translating to MKKYESILQPIKIGNLWVKNRIESSPAEPFLATKDGLVSEEFIEWHKTMAKGGAGIVTIGDSPINAEYAAESKYVIDLSNNDVCNGLFRLTEVIHRYGAAASIELNLRTHYTPTDMTLEEIAQVKKDFVEAAYRCKMSGFDMIMVHGGHGHLVAQFFSPEYNKRTDHYGADTMENRSRFAMELLDEIRDRIGPDMPIEYRISGHEKHENSVKTEDVIEFVKRIEDKIDLIHVSAGDLYRLETVKYMIQPSYVPRGGNVHLAEQFKKALSIPVTTVGSIDLDMAEDIVAQGKADVVAMIRSFIAEPDLIVKAMKGEGELVRPCIRCSECTNNFPHLYNLPIRCSVNPLTGREAEFKNHPKPEVLKKVVIVGGGPAGLEAARRAAGQGHQVVLFEKDQELGGVLSIAAAGPLKTDVKKYLDWTRNTMKDPKNIQVRLGEEATREKVLAENPDVVIVAVGSEPIVPELPGIHGENVMWAGDVDLGVAKTGDRVIIAGAGLTGCETAYTLAKEGKKVQIIDRMPMKNLYNGVPGLSIGTLMGYLQEEGVELLYETALEEVNSDGAVVRSKDGTITTMPCDSVVLSLGVKPKREVMDQFVKTAEDVRFIGDCNNKSGTILQATYEGFMAAMMI from the coding sequence TTGAAAAAGTACGAAAGCATTTTGCAACCCATCAAGATCGGGAACCTTTGGGTGAAAAACCGGATCGAATCATCACCTGCAGAGCCTTTTTTGGCCACGAAAGACGGATTGGTGTCGGAGGAATTCATCGAATGGCACAAGACCATGGCCAAAGGTGGAGCGGGGATCGTCACCATCGGGGACAGCCCCATCAATGCAGAGTATGCTGCAGAATCCAAGTATGTCATCGACCTGTCCAACAACGACGTATGCAATGGACTCTTTCGCTTGACGGAAGTGATCCACCGCTACGGTGCAGCGGCGTCCATCGAGCTGAACCTTAGGACCCATTACACCCCGACGGATATGACCCTGGAAGAGATCGCCCAGGTGAAAAAAGATTTTGTGGAAGCGGCATACCGCTGCAAGATGTCCGGATTCGACATGATCATGGTCCACGGAGGACATGGCCATTTGGTGGCCCAATTCTTTTCTCCGGAATACAACAAGCGGACAGACCATTACGGGGCGGACACCATGGAGAATCGAAGCCGTTTCGCCATGGAACTGTTGGATGAGATCCGCGACCGCATTGGGCCGGACATGCCCATCGAATACCGGATCAGCGGCCATGAAAAACATGAAAACTCCGTTAAAACTGAAGACGTCATCGAATTTGTCAAAAGGATCGAAGACAAGATCGACTTGATCCATGTTTCCGCAGGAGACTTGTACCGGTTGGAAACGGTAAAATACATGATCCAGCCATCTTATGTTCCCCGTGGAGGGAATGTACACCTGGCGGAGCAGTTCAAAAAAGCATTGTCCATACCGGTGACCACCGTTGGTTCCATCGATCTGGACATGGCGGAAGACATCGTCGCCCAGGGGAAAGCCGACGTGGTGGCCATGATCCGCTCCTTTATAGCGGAGCCGGACCTGATCGTAAAAGCCATGAAGGGGGAAGGGGAGCTGGTTCGACCCTGCATCCGATGTTCCGAATGCACCAACAATTTCCCCCACTTGTACAATCTGCCCATTCGCTGCTCCGTCAATCCATTGACCGGGCGGGAGGCGGAATTCAAGAACCATCCAAAACCGGAGGTGTTGAAGAAGGTCGTTATAGTAGGGGGAGGACCTGCCGGTCTGGAAGCGGCGCGACGAGCAGCCGGTCAAGGACACCAAGTGGTGCTCTTTGAGAAGGACCAGGAGCTGGGAGGCGTCCTTTCCATCGCAGCTGCCGGACCCTTGAAGACGGATGTGAAAAAGTACCTGGACTGGACCAGGAACACCATGAAGGATCCCAAAAACATCCAGGTTCGTTTGGGAGAAGAAGCAACCAGGGAAAAAGTGCTGGCGGAAAACCCGGACGTAGTCATCGTTGCTGTAGGCTCCGAACCCATCGTCCCCGAACTTCCCGGCATCCACGGCGAAAATGTCATGTGGGCGGGAGATGTGGATCTTGGCGTTGCAAAGACCGGAGACCGGGTGATCATTGCCGGCGCCGGCCTGACAGGTTGTGAAACGGCTTACACCCTTGCCAAGGAAGGCAAAAAAGTACAGATCATCGACCGGATGCCCATGAAAAATCTTTATAACGGCGTACCGGGACTAAGCATCGGCACCCTCATGGGATATTTACAGGAAGAAGGGGTAGAGCTTCTCTACGAAACAGCATTGGAGGAAGTGAATTCCGATGGAGCGGTGGTCCGATCGAAGGATGGAACCATAACCACCATGCCCTGCGACAGTGTGGTCCTGTCCCTGGGAGTCAAACCTAAAAGGGAAGTCATGGACCAATTTGTCAAAACGGCAGAGGATGTTCGATTCATTGGAGACTGCAACAACAAAAGCGGTACCATCCTTCAGGCAACCTACGAAGGATTCATGGCGGCCATGATGATCTAA
- a CDS encoding LysM peptidoglycan-binding domain-containing protein produces the protein MIDKIRKVRGSIVVMTLIAIFILVTMNPVLAADSQLISRVNTTQKMMALTFDDGSDGENIPVVLDILKNHSVKSTFFITGKAAEDHPTWIADIYKAGHELGNHSYSHPDFTKLTSTQIAAELQKCDNLILDITGKSTKPYFRPPYGYYNASVLASVGSAGYGKTIHWTVDTIDWRGDSTSAITQRVMDKAGNGAIVLMHVGEGAVNTPAALPGIITQLKSQGYKLVTLSELLGASTGTTYVVKAGDTLWAIANKYNVTIQAIATANKITNTNLIYVGQVLIIPGTTPTPAPTPTPTPSPTIKYTVKAGDTLWAIANKYNVTIQAIATASKITNVNLIYVGQVLTIPSTTPAPTPTPTPTPTPTVKYTVKAGDTLWAIANKYDVTIQAIATTNKITNVNLIYVGQVLVIPQ, from the coding sequence ATGATCGATAAAATCAGAAAAGTCCGAGGATCCATTGTCGTTATGACCTTGATCGCGATCTTCATCTTAGTCACGATGAATCCGGTCCTGGCAGCCGACTCACAGCTCATATCCCGGGTCAACACCACTCAAAAGATGATGGCACTTACCTTCGATGACGGATCCGACGGTGAAAACATCCCTGTAGTGCTGGATATTTTGAAGAACCACAGCGTCAAGTCCACATTCTTTATCACTGGCAAAGCGGCAGAAGACCATCCAACGTGGATCGCCGATATCTACAAGGCAGGCCACGAGCTTGGCAATCACTCCTATTCCCATCCCGATTTCACAAAACTGACTTCTACGCAGATCGCAGCGGAACTTCAAAAATGCGACAATTTGATCCTTGATATAACCGGCAAATCCACCAAACCCTATTTCCGACCACCCTACGGATACTACAATGCCAGCGTACTGGCTTCTGTGGGCAGTGCCGGGTATGGGAAGACCATCCACTGGACGGTGGACACCATTGACTGGAGGGGCGATTCCACTTCGGCCATCACCCAACGAGTCATGGACAAGGCCGGCAACGGCGCCATCGTTCTCATGCACGTGGGCGAAGGGGCCGTCAACACTCCAGCTGCCCTCCCCGGGATCATCACCCAGCTGAAATCCCAAGGATACAAGCTGGTGACCCTATCAGAACTGCTGGGAGCCTCTACCGGCACCACGTATGTGGTCAAAGCCGGTGACACCCTGTGGGCCATCGCCAACAAATACAACGTCACCATACAAGCCATCGCCACTGCCAACAAGATCACCAACACCAACCTCATCTATGTAGGACAGGTCCTCATCATACCAGGCACCACACCAACGCCTGCACCTACTCCGACACCAACACCAAGTCCGACAATAAAATACACCGTAAAGGCAGGCGATACCCTGTGGGCCATCGCCAACAAATACAACGTCACCATACAAGCCATCGCTACTGCCAGCAAGATCACCAATGTAAACCTCATTTACGTAGGGCAGGTTTTGACCATTCCATCCACCACACCTGCACCAACGCCTACTCCTACTCCGACCCCGACTCCAACGGTAAAATACACCGTGAAAGCAGGCGACACCTTGTGGGCCATTGCCAACAAATACGATGTGACCATCCAGGCCATCGCCACGACCAACAAGATCACCAACGTGAATCTCATTTACGTAGGACAGGTACTGGTGATCCCGCAATAA
- a CDS encoding MFS transporter, whose amino-acid sequence MEKKPISKALRTFYGVGDMGFSLMASVETFFFVFFLTNVAKFPLVTVALIGTVTSIVDAVLSPFYGAIIEGTKPMKWGKYRSWMLICPPFVVILYMFQYTKIGGEGLAAIIVTLGFILSHILWNIPWVSNVSMISLLASNPEERGMLASRRATYTAIAGIIFSYSGSALIAFYGGVTNNEVLGYTLTAGTFALTMMILYWTVFKMTDGYEETDPEKIKATQAKAPRVSLIAMLKMAATNPYLIALLFGDFFRYMVNFVMSAAAAYYFTYVAKNMALFPTYLLLGSIAQVAGAYLAAPATKLLSTRNASIVGLFGLGAALVVSKFVAYNILLFFVCVLIARVFLGILTATMVALYSDVSVYSEWKSGQNATAWIMGLMTLSLKVAIISRGTVIPFILATAGFVATADPATASKQLTDAVVNVFVLIPGIFALISGLIIAVAYRLTKEKLVQFEKEIAERKAAQA is encoded by the coding sequence GTGGAAAAGAAACCGATAAGCAAAGCACTACGTACCTTTTATGGAGTGGGAGACATGGGTTTCTCGTTGATGGCCAGCGTGGAAACATTCTTCTTTGTTTTCTTCCTCACCAATGTAGCAAAGTTTCCTCTTGTGACCGTAGCCTTGATCGGAACCGTCACCAGTATCGTGGACGCTGTTTTATCCCCGTTTTACGGAGCCATTATCGAAGGCACCAAACCCATGAAGTGGGGCAAGTATCGTTCCTGGATGCTGATCTGTCCGCCGTTTGTCGTCATTCTTTATATGTTCCAGTATACAAAAATAGGCGGGGAAGGCCTGGCAGCCATTATCGTAACACTAGGATTTATTCTTAGCCATATTCTTTGGAACATTCCCTGGGTATCCAACGTGTCCATGATCTCCCTGTTGGCAAGCAACCCGGAAGAGCGGGGTATGCTGGCATCGAGACGAGCCACCTACACGGCCATTGCCGGCATCATCTTTTCCTATAGCGGATCGGCTTTGATCGCATTTTACGGAGGCGTAACAAATAATGAAGTTTTGGGTTACACCCTGACAGCCGGTACTTTTGCGTTGACCATGATGATCCTGTATTGGACCGTTTTCAAGATGACCGACGGTTACGAAGAAACGGATCCGGAAAAAATCAAGGCAACGCAAGCAAAAGCGCCTCGTGTATCCCTGATCGCCATGTTAAAAATGGCAGCAACCAACCCGTATTTGATCGCCCTGCTCTTTGGAGACTTCTTCCGCTACATGGTCAACTTCGTCATGTCGGCAGCGGCAGCGTATTATTTCACCTATGTAGCCAAGAACATGGCATTGTTCCCCACCTACTTGCTGTTGGGTTCCATAGCACAAGTAGCCGGTGCCTATCTGGCGGCACCTGCAACCAAGTTGTTGTCTACACGCAATGCCAGCATCGTCGGCCTCTTCGGATTGGGTGCAGCCCTTGTTGTTTCTAAATTTGTCGCTTATAACATCCTGCTGTTCTTCGTCTGTGTCCTGATCGCCAGAGTATTCTTGGGAATCCTTACGGCCACCATGGTTGCCTTGTACTCGGACGTATCCGTATACAGCGAATGGAAGTCGGGACAAAACGCCACTGCATGGATCATGGGCCTTATGACCCTGTCCTTGAAAGTAGCCATCATTTCTCGTGGTACGGTCATTCCCTTCATTCTGGCAACTGCCGGATTTGTGGCAACTGCAGACCCTGCAACGGCTTCCAAACAGTTGACCGATGCCGTTGTCAACGTATTCGTTTTGATCCCCGGGATCTTTGCCTTGATCTCCGGCTTGATCATTGCAGTAGCCTATCGATTGACAAAAGAAAAGCTGGTCCAGTTTGAAAAAGAAATCGCAGAAAGAAAAGCGGCTCAAGCATAA
- a CDS encoding ABC transporter ATP-binding protein produces MLELKNISMNVGKENKDILSDVSFSFDRKKLYVITGPNGGGKSSLAKIIMGIYDATDGQILFEGEDITHYDITQRANLGIGYAFQQPPRFKGIKVRDLLKMAAGGQADHQYMCKLLQDVGLCSQDYIDRDVDDSLSGGELKRIEIATIMARKLKVAVFDEPEAGIDLWSFQKLAETFKNIHDKYDTTIVIISHQERILNLADEVIVMAEGKVKEVTSKEQFFADMERDELDCMCGLDCVKGVDKNVELIG; encoded by the coding sequence ATGTTGGAACTAAAAAATATTTCAATGAATGTTGGAAAAGAAAACAAGGACATACTCAGCGATGTCAGTTTTTCTTTTGATCGAAAAAAATTATACGTTATAACCGGACCCAACGGAGGCGGCAAGTCTTCCCTGGCAAAGATCATCATGGGGATCTACGATGCCACCGACGGACAGATCCTGTTCGAAGGAGAAGACATCACCCATTATGACATCACCCAGCGTGCCAACCTTGGGATCGGCTATGCCTTTCAACAACCGCCTCGGTTCAAGGGGATCAAAGTCCGAGACCTGCTCAAGATGGCGGCAGGCGGACAGGCAGACCACCAATACATGTGCAAGCTGCTGCAGGATGTTGGCCTTTGCTCCCAGGATTACATCGACCGGGATGTGGACGACAGCCTTTCCGGTGGGGAACTGAAGCGGATCGAGATCGCCACCATCATGGCGAGAAAACTGAAAGTGGCCGTTTTTGATGAGCCGGAGGCAGGCATCGACCTGTGGAGTTTTCAAAAACTTGCAGAGACGTTTAAGAACATCCACGACAAGTACGACACCACCATCGTCATCATCTCCCATCAGGAGAGGATCTTGAATCTGGCCGATGAAGTGATCGTCATGGCAGAGGGAAAAGTGAAAGAAGTCACCAGCAAGGAGCAGTTCTTCGCCGATATGGAACGGGATGAACTGGACTGCATGTGTGGCTTGGACTGTGTGAAGGGAGTGGACAAAAATGTTGAGCTCATTGGATAG
- a CDS encoding SufB/SufD family protein, with amino-acid sequence MLSSLDRELLETVADLHEIPMGAYNIRKNGEKEGRNTTGNIDIVTKTDKDGIDIIIKPGTVGESVHIPVIMSSSGLKDTVYNTFEVGAGSDVLIVAGCGIHNPGEESSEHNGVHEFFVRKGAKMKYVEKHYGEGEGQGKKVMNPKTIIEVEEDGVVELEMIQIKGVDDTLRETEVRLHKNAKAIIVERLLTYKDQFADSRIVIELEGEGSSAQVISRSVAQDDSVQKFYFNLVGKNQCMGHVECDSIIMHHAKVYSTPEISALHQDANLIHEAAIGKIASDQLIKLMSLGMTEREAEDRILAGFLH; translated from the coding sequence ATGTTGAGCTCATTGGATAGGGAATTGCTGGAAACCGTGGCTGATCTTCATGAGATCCCCATGGGTGCCTATAATATACGAAAAAACGGAGAGAAGGAAGGCCGTAATACCACAGGAAACATCGATATCGTCACCAAGACGGACAAGGACGGCATCGACATCATCATCAAGCCGGGAACCGTGGGAGAAAGCGTTCATATCCCGGTGATCATGTCCAGCAGCGGATTGAAGGATACGGTCTACAACACCTTTGAAGTTGGGGCAGGATCCGATGTTTTGATCGTTGCCGGTTGCGGGATCCACAACCCGGGAGAAGAGAGCTCGGAACACAACGGGGTCCACGAATTTTTTGTTCGAAAAGGGGCAAAGATGAAATACGTGGAAAAACACTATGGCGAAGGAGAGGGCCAGGGCAAGAAGGTCATGAATCCCAAAACCATCATTGAAGTGGAGGAAGACGGAGTCGTAGAGCTGGAGATGATCCAGATCAAGGGAGTGGACGACACGTTAAGAGAAACGGAAGTGCGCCTGCACAAGAATGCCAAGGCCATTATCGTGGAAAGACTCTTGACTTACAAGGACCAGTTTGCCGATTCCAGGATCGTTATCGAATTGGAAGGGGAAGGCTCCAGCGCCCAGGTCATATCCAGGTCTGTCGCCCAGGACGATTCCGTGCAGAAGTTCTATTTCAACCTGGTTGGAAAGAACCAGTGCATGGGACACGTGGAATGCGACTCCATCATCATGCATCACGCAAAAGTGTATTCCACACCGGAGATCTCCGCCCTTCATCAGGATGCCAACCTGATCCACGAAGCGGCTATTGGAAAGATCGCATCGGATCAGCTGATCAAGCTGATGAGTCTGGGAATGACAGAGCGGGAAGCGGAAGATCGGATTCTGGCCGGGTTCCTGCATTGA
- a CDS encoding formate/nitrite transporter family protein produces the protein MNDNRDLTPAEITAASIMVAVRKVDNKRLNQFILAIMAGAFIAFAAEGSNMAAFNLFANPETYGLGKAMAGAIFGTGLMLVIIAGGELFTGNSLILAGVLEKKVTLGKMLSNWGVVYLGNFVGSVLIAYLMVASGLFSSGANGLAATTIKIASYKVGLTFGQAFVLGVMCNWLVCLAVWMSFGSKNIVGKVFAIFFPIWLFITSGFEHSIANMYYVPAGILAKSNEAWVAASGLGAEQLANLNWGSFFVNNLIPVTLGNIIGGGLFVALLYWFVYMKNN, from the coding sequence ATGAACGATAATCGCGATCTTACGCCGGCGGAAATCACAGCGGCAAGCATCATGGTTGCAGTAAGAAAAGTAGACAATAAAAGATTGAATCAGTTTATTCTGGCCATTATGGCTGGCGCATTCATTGCATTTGCTGCAGAAGGATCCAATATGGCAGCCTTCAATTTATTTGCCAATCCGGAGACCTATGGTTTGGGCAAAGCCATGGCCGGGGCCATTTTCGGAACGGGTCTGATGCTGGTGATCATCGCTGGAGGAGAGCTTTTCACCGGTAATTCCCTGATCCTTGCCGGAGTCTTGGAAAAGAAAGTGACCCTGGGAAAAATGTTGAGCAACTGGGGTGTGGTATACCTGGGCAATTTTGTCGGATCTGTTCTGATCGCATATTTGATGGTGGCATCGGGTCTGTTCAGCAGTGGTGCCAATGGACTGGCGGCAACGACGATCAAGATCGCTTCCTACAAGGTAGGTCTGACTTTTGGTCAAGCGTTCGTTCTCGGCGTCATGTGCAACTGGCTGGTGTGTCTGGCGGTTTGGATGTCTTTTGGATCGAAGAACATCGTCGGCAAGGTCTTTGCCATTTTCTTTCCCATATGGCTTTTTATCACCTCCGGTTTTGAACATTCCATCGCCAACATGTACTATGTTCCCGCAGGGATCCTGGCCAAGAGCAACGAAGCCTGGGTTGCGGCATCCGGACTTGGCGCAGAGCAGCTGGCCAATCTAAACTGGGGCAGTTTTTTCGTCAACAATCTGATTCCAGTCACCTTGGGCAACATCATCGGCGGGGGGCTGTTCGTAGCACTGTTGTATTGGTTCGTCTACATGAAAAACAACTGA
- a CDS encoding copper ion binding protein encodes MEKVILNVEGMSCSHCVAAVTKAVSALEGVANVEVSLENKTATVEYEAPATVDAMKAAIEDQGYDVV; translated from the coding sequence ATGGAAAAAGTAATATTGAACGTAGAAGGAATGAGCTGTTCCCATTGTGTCGCCGCAGTGACCAAAGCTGTCAGTGCCTTGGAAGGAGTGGCAAATGTGGAAGTCAGTCTGGAAAACAAGACGGCCACCGTAGAGTATGAGGCACCTGCCACTGTGGATGCCATGAAGGCAGCCATTGAAGACCAAGGCTACGACGTCGTTTAA
- a CDS encoding heavy metal translocating P-type ATPase — MEKQNLSLTGMTCAACAQRIEKALSKAEGVEQASVNFASEKLSVTFDEKTIDLSAIQHIIENAGYGVVQEQTSRNVTIPIEGMTCAACSSRIEKMLNKTPGVIKASVNLASEKASVEYDPGEIKLSGIKDVIVKLGYKPLDVEKTTVDEDKLRKERDIRIMKIKFIISAVFAVPLLYIAMGPMIPFVTLPLPAFIHPDINPLRFAITQILLTIPIVAAGYRFYVVGFRSLWQRSPNMDSLIAIGTTSAIGYSLYSTFRIAQGDMHAIHGLYFETAGVIIALIMLGKTLETISKGKTSDAIKKLMGLAPKTAVILHKGEETEVPIDEVEMGDIVIVKPGGKIPVDGMVVDGFTAIDESMLTGESIPIEKKAGDKVYAASINKNGSIRFKATKVGGDTALAQIIKLVEDAQGSKAPIAQMADIVSGYFVPIVVGIAILAFVGWTLAGETLAFALTKFISVLVIACPCALGLATPTAIMVGTGKGAEYGILIKGGEALETTHKVTTIVFDKTGTITEGKPEVTDLLPANDMDGNRLLQIAASAETASEHPLGEAIVAKAKEEDLKLLTTTSFDAIPGHGLKVQMEEMEVYIGNRKLMVDQTIDLSSMEKESDRLAEEGKTPMYVAVDGKLAGIIAVADVVKESSARAIKKLHDMGVEVAMITGDNQKTAMAIARQVGIDRVLAEVLPQDKSNEVKKLQEEGKVVAMVGDGINDAPALVQADVGIAIGSGTDVAMESADIVLMKSDLMDVPTAIKLSKSTIRNIKQNLFWAFGYNTAGIPLAAGIFYIFGGPLLNPMFAAAAMSLSSISVVTNALRLKRFKP; from the coding sequence ATGGAAAAACAAAACCTTTCCCTCACCGGCATGACCTGTGCCGCGTGTGCACAACGCATCGAAAAGGCCCTGTCCAAGGCGGAAGGAGTGGAACAAGCCTCCGTCAACTTTGCTTCGGAAAAACTGTCGGTGACATTTGACGAAAAAACCATCGACTTGTCGGCCATTCAACATATTATCGAAAACGCAGGATACGGCGTCGTCCAGGAACAAACCAGTCGAAACGTGACCATCCCCATAGAAGGGATGACTTGTGCGGCCTGTTCTTCCCGCATCGAAAAAATGCTCAACAAAACACCAGGAGTCATCAAGGCAAGCGTAAACCTGGCTTCCGAGAAGGCCTCCGTAGAATACGACCCGGGAGAGATCAAGCTTTCCGGCATCAAGGATGTCATTGTCAAACTGGGATACAAGCCCCTGGATGTGGAAAAAACCACCGTGGATGAAGACAAGCTGCGAAAAGAACGGGACATCCGGATCATGAAGATCAAATTCATCATCTCCGCCGTTTTCGCCGTGCCCTTGCTTTATATCGCCATGGGACCCATGATCCCCTTTGTTACTTTACCCCTGCCGGCCTTCATCCACCCGGACATCAACCCGCTCCGGTTTGCCATCACCCAGATCCTGCTGACCATACCCATTGTAGCGGCAGGATATCGGTTTTATGTCGTGGGATTTCGCTCCTTGTGGCAGCGAAGCCCCAACATGGATTCCCTGATCGCCATCGGAACAACATCAGCCATCGGCTATTCCCTCTACAGTACGTTTCGCATCGCCCAGGGGGACATGCACGCCATCCACGGCCTGTATTTTGAAACGGCCGGCGTGATCATCGCCCTGATCATGTTGGGAAAAACCCTGGAGACCATCTCCAAGGGAAAAACCTCCGATGCCATCAAGAAACTGATGGGATTGGCGCCAAAAACCGCCGTCATCCTACACAAGGGAGAAGAGACGGAAGTCCCCATCGACGAAGTGGAAATGGGTGACATCGTCATCGTCAAGCCCGGGGGCAAGATCCCGGTGGACGGCATGGTGGTGGACGGTTTTACCGCCATCGACGAATCCATGCTCACTGGCGAAAGCATCCCCATCGAAAAAAAAGCTGGCGACAAAGTCTATGCCGCCAGCATCAACAAAAACGGATCCATTCGCTTTAAGGCCACCAAGGTCGGAGGAGATACTGCCCTGGCCCAGATCATCAAGCTTGTGGAAGACGCCCAGGGTTCCAAAGCCCCCATTGCCCAAATGGCAGACATCGTCTCCGGGTATTTTGTACCCATAGTGGTAGGGATCGCCATTCTGGCATTCGTCGGATGGACCCTGGCCGGCGAGACCCTGGCATTTGCCCTGACCAAGTTCATTTCCGTACTGGTCATCGCCTGTCCTTGTGCCCTTGGCCTGGCAACCCCCACCGCCATCATGGTGGGAACGGGGAAAGGTGCAGAATACGGCATCCTGATCAAGGGTGGAGAAGCCTTGGAGACCACCCATAAAGTCACCACCATCGTCTTTGACAAGACAGGAACCATTACAGAAGGCAAACCGGAAGTCACGGACCTGCTGCCTGCCAACGATATGGACGGAAACCGACTGCTTCAAATCGCCGCCTCCGCGGAGACGGCATCCGAACATCCTTTGGGAGAGGCCATCGTTGCAAAAGCAAAAGAGGAAGATCTGAAACTGCTGACCACTACGTCCTTTGACGCCATTCCCGGCCATGGACTGAAAGTCCAGATGGAAGAGATGGAAGTGTACATTGGAAATCGCAAGTTGATGGTGGATCAAACCATCGATCTGTCCAGCATGGAAAAAGAGTCGGATCGCCTGGCGGAAGAAGGAAAGACGCCCATGTACGTTGCGGTGGACGGAAAGTTGGCCGGTATCATCGCCGTTGCCGACGTGGTAAAGGAAAGCAGTGCAAGAGCCATCAAAAAACTTCACGACATGGGCGTGGAGGTGGCCATGATCACCGGAGACAACCAAAAGACCGCCATGGCCATCGCCAGACAAGTGGGCATCGATCGGGTATTGGCGGAAGTCCTTCCTCAAGATAAATCCAACGAAGTAAAGAAACTTCAGGAGGAGGGGAAAGTGGTTGCCATGGTGGGAGACGGCATCAACGACGCCCCTGCCCTGGTCCAGGCGGATGTGGGCATCGCCATCGGTTCCGGAACGGATGTGGCCATGGAATCGGCGGACATCGTGTTGATGAAAAGCGATCTGATGGACGTGCCAACCGCCATCAAACTAAGCAAGAGCACCATCCGTAACATCAAGCAAAACCTGTTTTGGGCATTTGGCTACAACACGGCAGGGATCCCCCTGGCAGCCGGCATCTTTTACATCTTCGGCGGACCACTGCTAAATCCCATGTTTGCCGCAGCAGCCATGTCCCTGAGCAGCATCTCCGTCGTTACCAATGCACTGCGATTAAAGCGGTTCAAACCGTGA
- a CDS encoding metal-sensing transcriptional repressor, which yields MNDDQKKALQTLKTAKGQIEATIKMMEDDRYCIDVSNQILAAQSLLKKADLLIIKQHINNCVREAFEQDQGKEKVDEVIELLAKVIGK from the coding sequence ATGAATGATGATCAAAAAAAAGCATTGCAAACATTAAAAACAGCAAAAGGCCAAATCGAGGCAACCATTAAAATGATGGAAGACGATCGATATTGCATCGATGTTTCCAACCAGATCTTGGCTGCCCAATCCCTGTTGAAAAAAGCGGATCTATTAATAATAAAGCAACATATCAACAATTGTGTTCGAGAAGCATTTGAACAGGATCAGGGAAAAGAAAAGGTCGATGAAGTCATCGAACTGTTGGCCAAAGTAATTGGTAAGTAA